The Phycisphaerae bacterium RAS1 genome includes a region encoding these proteins:
- the sigA_4 gene encoding RNA polymerase sigma factor SigA, with product MPSVAPDIDPIEQSVNELIESGKKRKYLTWEELNETLPDEAISPEKLESVLNRIELAGIKMIDEIEAERLRETDRKRVPSLEGTDTLEEVTEADLIDANVRRIDDPVRMYLTQMGEIPLLSREEEIALAKKIELTRMAFRRRVLENDYCAQQAVDTMQAVLDGRMPFDRTMKISTTESMAKATIVKRLPANLATVRKLLELNQADWKAVRDARASGVSRKSAQERIAQRRRRAVTLLEELSLRTSRITPMMRKMRAIVDKLDGIARELDGRGQSLPADELEALREEQQGMIDLVMEPHDLLRKRVDEGRKVFAEYEEAKRRLAGGNLRLVVSIAKKYRNRGLAFLDIIQEGNTGLMRAVDKYEYRRGYKFSTYATWWIRQAITRAIADHARTIRIPVHMIETMSKLRNISKKLLQDLGREPTIEEIAIEAKMPVAEARRVMKISRHPISLDRPVGESEDSYFGDFIEDEKAESPVSTATSEMLKDRIEAVLKTLTYREREIIKLRYGIGDGYTYTLEEVGKIFKVTRERVRQVEAKAIRKLQHPVRARKLEGFLDLMNGGQANTG from the coding sequence ATGCCGAGCGTGGCCCCGGACATCGACCCGATTGAGCAAAGCGTAAACGAGCTGATCGAGTCGGGAAAGAAGCGCAAGTACCTGACTTGGGAAGAGTTAAACGAGACTCTACCCGACGAGGCGATCTCCCCGGAGAAGCTCGAGAGCGTTCTCAATCGCATCGAGTTGGCCGGGATCAAGATGATCGACGAGATCGAGGCTGAACGGCTGCGCGAGACCGATCGCAAGCGCGTGCCGAGCCTGGAAGGCACCGATACGCTCGAAGAAGTCACCGAAGCGGACCTGATCGACGCCAATGTCCGCCGCATCGACGATCCGGTGCGAATGTACCTGACGCAGATGGGCGAAATCCCGCTGCTGTCGCGCGAGGAAGAGATCGCGCTGGCCAAGAAGATCGAACTGACGCGCATGGCCTTCCGCCGCCGCGTGCTTGAGAACGACTATTGCGCGCAGCAGGCGGTCGACACGATGCAGGCGGTGCTCGACGGCCGCATGCCCTTCGACCGCACGATGAAAATCTCGACGACCGAGAGCATGGCGAAAGCGACCATCGTCAAGCGCCTGCCGGCGAACCTGGCCACCGTCCGCAAGCTGCTCGAGTTGAACCAGGCCGACTGGAAGGCCGTGCGCGACGCGCGCGCCTCGGGGGTCTCGCGCAAGTCCGCCCAGGAGCGCATCGCGCAGCGCCGCCGCCGGGCGGTCACGTTGCTCGAAGAGCTCTCGCTCCGCACGAGCCGCATCACGCCGATGATGCGGAAGATGCGCGCGATCGTGGACAAGCTCGACGGCATCGCCCGCGAGCTGGACGGCCGCGGCCAGAGCCTGCCGGCTGACGAGCTGGAGGCCCTGCGCGAAGAGCAGCAGGGCATGATCGACCTGGTGATGGAGCCGCACGACCTGCTCCGCAAGCGCGTCGACGAGGGCCGCAAGGTCTTCGCCGAGTATGAAGAGGCCAAGCGCCGACTGGCCGGCGGCAACCTGCGGCTGGTCGTCTCGATCGCCAAGAAATACCGCAATCGCGGCCTGGCCTTCCTCGACATCATCCAGGAAGGGAACACCGGCCTGATGCGCGCGGTAGACAAGTATGAGTATCGCCGCGGCTACAAGTTCAGCACATATGCCACCTGGTGGATTCGCCAGGCCATCACCCGCGCCATCGCCGACCACGCCCGCACAATTCGCATTCCGGTTCACATGATCGAGACCATGAGCAAGCTTCGGAATATCTCGAAGAAGCTGCTCCAGGACCTCGGCCGCGAGCCGACCATCGAGGAAATCGCGATCGAGGCCAAGATGCCCGTGGCCGAGGCGCGGCGCGTGATGAAGATCAGTCGCCATCCGATTTCGCTCGACCGCCCCGTCGGCGAAAGCGAAGACAGCTACTTCGGCGATTTCATCGAAGACGAGAAAGCCGAAAGCCCGGTCAGCACCGCGACCAGCGAGATGCTCAAAGACCGCATCGAGGCGGTGCTCAAGACGCTCACCTACCGCGAGCGCGAGATCATCAAGCTCCGCTACGGCATCGGCGACGGCTATACCTACACGCTCGAGGAGGTGGGCAAGATTTTCAAAGTGACGCGCGAGCGCGTGCGGCAGGTCGAGGCCAAGGCAATTCGCAAGTTGCAACATCCGGTGCGGGCGCGGAAGCTGGAGGGGTTCCTCGATCTGATGAACGGCGGACAGGCGAATACGGGGTGA